In one window of Tripterygium wilfordii isolate XIE 37 chromosome 1, ASM1340144v1, whole genome shotgun sequence DNA:
- the LOC119983369 gene encoding ankyrin repeat domain-containing protein, chloroplastic, whose amino-acid sequence MSFRPKYGLWAQKYVKYLSGQTADSHSPLKKLSGSLSLSSLTKCVCDNTETMSLPTLLNLQTPKFYSLSASPLSPSFHLNPFSLRNLKFPLRTHSIASSLHSSFPISNDVLEDEDVVIGDCVVFEEGIFDDPYLQKDGDGGVVENFVTSNTRTRKSRKKIMEIEPENLIPDEWREAQAEINITKKERRKIAQELEFNSRVEKKRAALKPIRNVNLEEYKAFREAKLAQLKPIVLDNPAGFPVREEDEWDEEVEMKMNERVAPKNPRWAVYGKGFDDVVKFFNSENYVPGEKKSEGPRQKLFSKEEKVMLNQKIPDVAAATSGKWLPLHTLAASGEFYLVNELLKHNVDINAVDWDGLTALHKAIIGKKQAITNYLLRESANPFVLDKDGATLMHYAVQTASSAAIKVLLLYNVDINLPDNDGWTPLHLAVQARRTDVVRLLLIKGANKTLRNKDGLTPVDLCLYSGQSDKTYELIKLLKQLPKSR is encoded by the exons ATGTCTTTCAGGCCGAAATATGGGCTTTGGGcccaaaaatatgtcaaatatcTTTCAGGCCAGACGGCGGACAGTCACAGTCCTCTCAAAAAACTCTCCGGctccctctctctttcctctctcaCCAAGTGCGTGTGCGATAACACTGAAACAATGTCACTTCCAACTCTGCTAAACCTCCAAACCCCCAAATTCTATTCCCTCTCGGCCTCTCCTCTTTCTCCTTCATTTCATCTCAACCCCTTTTCACTTCGAAACCTCAAATTTCCCCTTAGAACTCACTCTATCGCTTCTTCTCTACATTCCTCATTCCCCATTTCGAACGACGTGCTCGAAGACGAAGACGTGGTAATCGGGGATTGCGTTGTTTTTGAAGAAGGGATATTCGATGACCCATATCTTCAAAAAGACGGAGATGGTGGTGTCGTTGAGAATTTTGTTACTTCGAATACGAGGACGAGGAAATCCAGGAAGAAGATCATGGAGATTGAGCCAGAGAACTTGATTCCGGATGAATGGAGGGAAGCGCAGGCGGAGATAAACATTACGAAGAAGGAGAGGCGGAAGATTGCTCAAGAATTGGAGTTCAATAGCAgggtagagaagaagagggcaGCTTTGAAGCCTATAAGAAATGTGAACTTGGAGGAGTATAAAGCTTTCAGAGAGGCCAAATTGGCGCAATTGAAGCCTATTGTTCTCGATAATCCCGCAGGATTTCCAGTGAGAGAGGAAGATGAGTGGGATGAAGAAGTTGAAATGAAGATGAATGAGCGAGTGGCGCCTAAGAACCCGAGGTGGGCTGTGTACGGGAAGGGATTTGATGATGTTGTTAAGTTCTTCAATAGTGAGAACTATGTGCCTGGTGAGAAGAAGTCTGAAG GTCCTCGTCAAAAGTTGTTCTCAAAGGAGGAGAAGGTTATGTTGAATCAGAAAATTCCTGATGTTGCAGCTGCTACTTCT GGGAAATGGTTGCCTTTACACACGCTTGCTGCATCAGGGGAGTTCTACCTTGTAAATGAATTGTTGAAACATAATGTTGACATCAACGCGGTGGACTGG GATGGTCTGACTGCACTTCATAAAGCAATAATTGGGAAAAAGCAGGCCATAACAAATTATCTCTTGAGAGAATCTGCCAATCCTTTTGTTCTTGATAAA GATGGAGCCACATTGATGCATTATGCTGTTCAAACGGCATCAAGTGCAGCTATTAAAGTTCTTCTGTTGTATAATGTGGATATTAACCTCCCGGACAAT GATGGATGGACACCATTGCATCTTGCTGTTCAAGCGCGAAGGACAGATGTAGTGAGGCTTTTGTTAATTAAAGGAGCTAATAAGACATTAAGAAACAAG GATGGTTTAACCCCAGTTGACCTTTGCCTCTATTCTGGTCAAAGCGACAAGACTTACGAGCTTATAAAGCTGTTGAAGCAACTTCCCAAGTCTCGGTAA
- the LOC119983435 gene encoding splicing factor YJU2, giving the protein MGERKVLNKYYPPDFDPSKLPRVRRPKNQQIKVRMMLPMSIRCNTCGNYIYKGTKFNSRKEDVVGETYLGIQIFRFYFKCTKCSAELAMKTDPQNSDYVVESGASRNFEPWRGEDEEADKEKRQRDAEEMGDAMKALENRTLDSKREMDILAALDEMKSMKSRHATVSVDAMLEALQNTAADKDKKLEEEDEELIRSIFHRPKEIIHRLPDDDDEDLFDIANGHSETSTDNLKKRKLTDGLASNPTDFSAETNVLDSSSSKGNSNVSSTDQDAKVTSKFSRVAVVKRRIVTSDGNSLPLPKLEENKQSEEDKVDGASIGLQSLFQNYESDESE; this is encoded by the exons ATGGGTGAAAGGAAGGTCTTAAACAAGTACTACCCGCCGGACTTCGACCCGTCAAAGCTACCAAGGGTCAGGAGGCCAAAGAATCAGCAGATCAAGGTTAGGATGATGCTTCCTATGAGCATTCGATGCAACACTTGTGGCAATTATATCTACAAAGGAACTAAGTTCAATTCACGCAAGGAAGATGTTGTTGGCGAG ACATATCTGGGCATCCAAATATTCAGATTTTATTTCAAATGCACTAAGTGCTCAGCAGAGCTTGCAATGAAGACGGATCCACAGAATTCAGATTATGTTGTTGAGAGTGGTGCATCAAGAAATTTTGAACCTTGGCGTGGAGAGGATGAA GAAGCTGATAAGGAGAAACGCCAACGAGATGCTGAGGAGATGGGTGATGCGATGAAAGCTCTGGAGAATAGAACCTTGGATTCAAAAAGAGAGATGGACATCCTTGCCGCACTTGATGAAATGAAGTCTATGAAG TCAAGACATGCTACTGTAAGTGTGGATGCAATGCTCGAGGCATTGCAAAATACAGCTGCAGATAAG GACAAGAagttggaagaagaagatgaagaacttATAAGGTCAATATTCCAT AGGCCAAAAGAGATTATCCATAGACTTCCTGACGACGACGACGAAGATTTATTTGACATTGCAAATGGCCATTCTGAAACGTCAACTGACAACTTGAAG AAGAGAAAACTTACCGATGGACTTGCAAGCAATCCGACAGATTTTTCAGCAGAAACCAATGTTCTCGACAGTTCCAGCAGTAAAG GAAATTCAAATGTTTCAAGTACAGACCAGGATGCCAAAGTTACTTCTAAATTCAGCAGGGTCGCTGTTGTCAAGAGACGAATCGTAACATCTGATGGTAACAGTTTGCCTTTGCCCAAActggaagaaaacaaacaatcaGAAGAGGATAAAGTTGATGGTGCGAGTATTGGACTGCAATCACTGTTCCAAAACTATGAAAGCGATGAGAGTGAATGA
- the LOC120000284 gene encoding uncharacterized protein At1g76070-like yields MCVCDSRTRRSKANSAVLMEKPWKLKLKLKSKSLNFLPKTATPATSLNSPRSPVRSPVRRGSTRVSLVPKEARRRSKNGSFDWREPTSPKVSCLGQITRSKKTTENNKPSLASPQKASSPAFPSPRKQIIMIGKILKKGSKSCKKSEDEDRQPPSPPKVIVSAPPSLGRMKQFESGRGGALHQFDWKNTVSDGDDDKVVLSSLEAMDEKVGAEGRKEVNLWRRRSLAPPTPLQI; encoded by the coding sequence atgtgtgtgtgtgacagCAGAACCAGAAGGTCAAAAGCCAATTCTGCAGTTTTAATGGAGAAGCCATGGAAGTTGAAGCTGAAGTTGAAGAGCAAGAGCTTAAACTTTCTACCAAAAACTGCAACTCCTGCTACTTCCCTCAACTCACCTAGAAGTCCCGTTAGATCCCCAGTTAGAAGAGGATCAACAAGGGTATCTTTAGTCCCCAAGGAGGCTCGAAGAAGGTCCAAAAATGGAAGCTTTGATTGGAGAGAACCCACTTCACCAAAAGTCTCATGTCTGGGCCAAATCACCAGGAGCAAGAAGACGACCGAGAACAACAAACCCAGTTTGGCTTCTCCACAGAAAGCTAGTTCCCCTGCCTTTCCAAGTCCCAGGAAGCAAATCATCATGATTGGGAAGATTTTGAAAAAGGGATCAAAAAGTTGTAAGAAGTCTGAAGATGAAGATAGACAACCTCCTTCACCTCCTAAAGTAATAGTTAGTGCTCCTCCTTCTTTGGGTCGGATGAAACAGTTTGAAAGTGGTCGTGGTGGTGCCTTGCACCAGTTTGATTGGAAGAATACTGTgtctgatggtgatgatgacaaGGTGGTTTTGTCTAGTCTTGAAGCCATGGATGAAAAAGTGGGTGCAGAGGGAAGAAAAGAAGTCAACTTGTGGAGGAGAAGGTCCTTGGCTCCTCCTACTCCTCTTCAGATATGA
- the LOC119999914 gene encoding phospholipase D delta-like — protein MENTATDGEQFTWLHGDLDLHIKEARWLPNMDVVTQHLRRCCAVCENCAAPSSRSDAGDEGGGERDRRVKNHRKTIITSDPYVTVCVPQATLARTRVIKNARCPRWDEYFKIPLAHPVVNLEFHVKDNDLFGAELIGMVKISAQKIATGEAIDGWFSIIGPSGKPPKPDSALHIQMKFISCEKNPLYRHGIAGDPAHQGVRNTYFPLRKGSSVILYQDAHVPDGMLPEIELDGGKFYKQEKCWEDICYAISEAHHMVYIVGWSVFYKIKLVREPTRPLPRGGDLTLGELLKYKSQEGVRVLLLIWDDKTSHDKFGIKTGGLMQTHDEETRKFFKHSSVTCVLAPRYASSKLGYLKQKVVGSMFTHHQKCVLVDTQAYGNNRKITAFLGGLDLCDGRYDTPEHRLFRDLDTVFKDDFHQPTFPAGTKAPRQPWHDLHSRIDGPAAYDVLMNFEQRWKKATKWTELGLRFKSVSHWHDDALIKIERISWILSPASTVKDGVTIVPEDDPKLWVSSEENPENWHVQIFRSIDSGSLKGFPKNVDAARAQNLICSKSLVIDKSIQTAYIQAIRSAQHFIYIENQYFLGSSYAWPSYKNAGADNLIPMELALKIASKIRANERFAVYVIVPMWPEGDPKSNTMQEILYWQSQTMQMMYDVVAWELKSMQLLDSHPQDYLNFYCVGKREEIPKEMSANNGEKVSDSFKNQRFMIYVHAKGMVVDDEYVIVGSANINQRSMAGTKDTEIAMGSYQPHHTWSERKKHPRGQIYGFRMSLWSEQLGSVDECFIEPESLKCVKTVNEIAEENWKSYADPNFRLLQGHLLKYPIQVDADGKVGPLPGYEEFPDTGGKVLGAHYMAIPDVLTT, from the exons ATGGAGAACACTGCCACGGACGGTGAGCAGTTCACTTGGCTTCACGGTGACCTAGACTTGCACATAAAAGAAGCACGATGGTTACCGAACATGGATGTAGTTACACAGCATCTTCGCCGCTGCTGCGCTGTCTGTGAAAACTGTGCTGCTCCGAGCTCGAGATCTGACGCGGGTGACGAAGGCGGAGGAGAGAGAGACCGGAGAGTGAAGAACCACAGGAAGACTATCATCACCAGTGATCCATACGTCACCGTCTGCGTTCCTCAGGCTACTTTGGCTCGTACTCGTGTAATTAAGAACGCGCGGTGCCCTAGGTGGGATGAATACTTCAAAATTCCTTTGGCTCACCCTGTGGTTAACCTCGAGTTCCATGTCAAGGACAACGACTTGTTCGGCGCCGAATTAATTGGAATGGTTAAAATATCAGCACAAAAGATCGCCACCGGTGAGGCCATCGACGGATGGTTCTCAATTATTGGTCCTTCTGGCAAGCCGCCAAAGCCGGACTCGGCGCTCCATATCCAGATGAAGTTTATCTCGTGCGAGAAGAATCCCCTGTATCGCCACGGCATTGCCGGAGATCCTGCCCACCAAGGTGTGAGAAACACTTACTTCCCGCTGAGGAAAGGGAGCAGCGTTATACTCTACCAAGACGCACATGTGCCCGACGGCATGCTTCCTGAGATTGAATTGGATGGTGGAAAGTTTTATAAGCAAGAGAAGTGTTGGGAAGACATTTGTTATGCCATATCGGAGGCTCATCATATGGTGTATATTGTGGGCTGGTCAGTTTTCTACAAGATAAAGTTGGTCAGAGAGCCAACCCGGCCATTGCCACGAGGTGGGGATTTGACGCTTGGTGAGTTGTTGAAATACAAAAGTCAAGAAGGGGTGAGGGTTCTGCTGTTGATTTGGGATGATAAGACCTCCCACGACAAGTTTGGCATTAAAACG GGAGGACTAATGCAGACTCATGATGAAGAAACACGGAAATTTTTCAAGCATTCATCTGTTACTTGCGTGCTGGCACCTCGATATGCCAGTAGTAAGCTTGGCTACTTGAAGCAGAAG GTCGTTGGCTCCATGTTTACACACCACCAAAAATGTGTACTTGTGGACACACAAGCATATGGTAATAATAGAAAGATAACTGCTTTCTTAGGaggtcttgatctttgtgatggTCGATATGATACACCTGAGCATAGACTATTCCGTGACCTTGACACTGTATTTAAGGATGACTTCCACCAACCCACATTTCCT GCTGGAACAAAAGCACCGCGTCAACCATGGCATGACTTGCACAGCAGAATTGATGGACCTGCTGCATATGATGTTCTCATGAACTTTGAACAGCGTTGGaagaaagcaacaaagtggactgaGCTTGGACTACGATTCAAAAGCGTATCTCACTGGCATGATGATGCTTTGATAAAGATTGAACGCATCTCATGGATTTTGAGTCCTGCTTCGACGGTGAAGGATGGTGTTACAATAGTTCCAGAGGATGATCCCAAATTGTGGGTTTCTAGTGAAGAGAATCCAGAAAATTGGCATGTTCAG ATTTTTCGATCTATTGACTCGGGATCATTGAAAGGATTTCCAAAAAATGTTGATGCGGCCAGGGCCCAG aaccTTATCTGTTCAAAAAGTCTTGTTATAGATAAAAGCATTCAAACGGCATACATCCAGGCGATCAGATCTGCCCAGCATTTCATATATATTGAGAATCAGTATTTTCTTGGATCATCATATGCATGGCCATCGTACAAAAATGCAG GAGCTGATAATCTAATTCCTATGGAGTTGGCATTGAAGATTGCAAGCAAAATCAGAGCTAATGAGAGATTTGCAGTGTATGTTATTGTGCCTATGTGGCCTGAGGGCGACCCAAAATCCAACACAATGCAGGAAATTCTCTATTGGCAG TCTCAGACAATGCAAATGATGTATGATGTTGTGGCATGGGAACTGAAATCCATGCAACTTTTGGATTCACATCCTCAAGATTACCTTAATTTCTATTGCGTTGGTAAACGGGAAGAAATTCCCAAAGAAATGTCAGCAAACAATGGGGAGAAG GTCTCTGATTCTTTCAAAAACCAACGATTCATGATTTATGTTCATGCCAAGGGAATGGTAGTTGACGATGAATATGTAATTGTTGGATCTGCCAATATTAATCAAAGATCCATGGCTGGTACAAAAGACACAGAGATAGCTATGGGTTCATATCAACCCCATCACACATGGTCTGAGAGGAAGAAACATCCACGTGGTCAG ATCTATGGGTTTAGGATGTCACTTTGGTCAGAGCAACTTGGTTCAGTAGATGAATGCTTCATAGAGCCAGAGAGTTTGAAATGCGTGAAGACAGTAAACGAGATTGCTGAAGAAAACTGGAAGAGTTATGCAGATCCGAATTTCAGACTATTGCAGGGACACCTTCTTAAGTATCCTATACAGGTCGATGCCGATGGGAAGGTTGGCCCCTTGCCTGGATATGAGGAATTCCCAGATACTGGGGGTAAAGTTCTTGGAGCTCATTACATGGCAATTCCTGATGTCTTGACTACGTAA
- the LOC119983531 gene encoding serine/arginine-rich splicing factor SR45a-like, with translation MVDSPRKRYSRSPSPWREQLRSRSRSRSRSVPRPRARSRSRSRGRSRSRSHGRTEVVNPGNTLYVTGLSTRVTQRELEEHFSKEGKVASCFLVVEPRTRISRGFAFVTMDNVEDANRFVKYLNQSVLEGRYITVEKSRRKRPRTPTPGHYLGLKNNREYGRGGDRRGYHGRDEYYRSPRRSPYRGGRDHSSRHSPYAGRSRRERSRSLPYSPYGSPGRRYSRGPR, from the exons ATG GTCGATTCTCCTCGCAAAAG GTATTCACGGTCTCCTTCCCCTTGGAGAGAACAATTAAGGTCCAGATCTAGGTCTAGATCCAGATCAGTGCCAAGGCCAAGAGCTAGATCCCGATCCCGAAGTCGTGGCAG ATCAAGGTCTAGAAGCCATGGCAG GACTGAAGTTGTGAATCCTGGAAATACACTCTATGTAACTGGTCTATCTACAAGGGTTACACAGAGGGAACTTGAAGAGCATTTCTCGAAGGAGGGAAAG GTTGCTTCATGTTTTCTTGTTGTTGAACCCCGTACACGCATCTCTCGTGGTTTTGCTTTTGTCACCATGGATAATGTTGAGGATGCCAACCGCTTTGTTAAATATCTGAACCAATCTGTCTTAGAGGGTCGATACATAACTGTGGAGAAG TCACGTAGGAAACGACCAAGAACTCCAACACCGGGACACTATCTTGGGTTGAAAAACAACAGGGAATATG GTCGTGGTGGTGATCGGAGAGGATACCATGGCCGTGATGAGTATTATAGATCTCCAAGGCGCTCACCATATCGAGGTGGTCGTGATCATTCATCTAGGCATTCTCCATATGCTGGAAGATCAAGGAGGGAAAGGTCGAGGTCGCTTCCCTATTCTCCTTATGGTAGCCCTGGCAGAAGGTATTCTCGTGGCCCTAGGTAA